A single window of Kitasatospora sp. HUAS MG31 DNA harbors:
- a CDS encoding glutamate-5-semialdehyde dehydrogenase has protein sequence MTSDLALNDSPVLAVARRAREAAARLAPLPRRAKDEALAAIAEALVARSAEITAANAEDVARAREAGTAESVIDRLTLTEERIAAIAADVRSVVGLPDPVGEVVRGYTLPNGLDVRQVRVPLGVVGIIYEARPNVTVDAAALCLKSGNAVLLRGSASAYRSNTALVEVLRAAVETAGLPADVIQLVPGESRDSVKELMRARGLVDVLIPRGGASLIRTVVEGSTVPVIETGTGNCHVYVDAQTDLAMAVGILLNSKAQRVSVCNSAETLLVHQDVAEAFLPLALEALAGAGVTVHGDEAVLKAAEGTSATVVPATDEDWEAEYLSYDIAAAVVPSLEAATEHIRRWSSGHTEAIVTTSQAAARRFTQLVDSTTVAVNASTRFTDGGEFGFGAEIGISTQKLHARGPMGLPELTSTKYVVTGDGHVRGEGTQTVGG, from the coding sequence ATGACCAGCGATCTCGCTCTGAACGACAGCCCTGTCCTCGCCGTCGCGCGCCGTGCCCGGGAGGCGGCCGCCAGGCTCGCTCCGCTGCCGCGCCGGGCGAAGGACGAGGCGCTGGCGGCGATCGCCGAGGCGCTGGTGGCGCGCAGCGCCGAGATCACCGCGGCCAACGCCGAGGACGTGGCCCGGGCCCGGGAGGCGGGGACGGCCGAGTCGGTGATCGACCGGCTGACGCTGACCGAGGAGCGGATCGCCGCGATCGCCGCGGACGTCCGCAGCGTGGTCGGCCTGCCCGACCCGGTCGGCGAGGTGGTGCGCGGCTACACCCTGCCCAACGGCCTGGACGTCCGGCAGGTCCGCGTCCCGCTCGGCGTGGTCGGCATCATCTACGAGGCCCGCCCCAACGTCACGGTGGACGCCGCCGCGCTCTGCCTGAAGTCCGGCAACGCCGTACTGCTGCGCGGCTCCGCCTCCGCGTACCGCTCCAACACCGCGCTGGTGGAGGTGCTCCGCGCGGCGGTGGAGACCGCCGGGCTGCCCGCCGACGTGATCCAGCTGGTGCCGGGCGAGAGCCGGGACAGCGTCAAGGAGCTGATGCGCGCCCGCGGCCTGGTCGACGTGCTGATCCCGCGCGGCGGCGCCTCGCTGATCCGGACGGTCGTCGAGGGCTCCACCGTCCCGGTGATCGAGACCGGCACCGGCAACTGCCACGTGTACGTGGACGCGCAGACCGACCTGGCGATGGCCGTGGGCATCCTGCTGAACTCCAAGGCCCAGCGGGTCAGCGTCTGCAACAGCGCCGAGACCCTGCTGGTCCACCAGGACGTCGCCGAGGCGTTCCTGCCGCTCGCCCTGGAGGCGCTGGCCGGCGCCGGGGTGACCGTGCACGGCGACGAGGCGGTGCTCAAGGCCGCCGAGGGCACCTCCGCCACCGTCGTCCCCGCCACCGACGAGGACTGGGAGGCGGAGTACCTCTCGTACGACATCGCCGCAGCCGTGGTCCCCTCGCTGGAGGCCGCCACCGAGCACATCCGCCGCTGGTCCTCCGGCCACACCGAGGCGATCGTGACCACCTCGCAGGCCGCCGCCCGGCGCTTCACCCAGCTGGTGGACTCGACCACGGTGGCCGTCAACGCCTCCACCCGGTTCACCGACGGCGGCGAGTTCGGGTTCGGCGCCGAGATCGGCATCTCGACCCAGAAGCTGCACGCCCGCGGCCCGATGGGCCTGCCCGAGCTGACCTCGACCAAGTACGTCGTCACCGGTGACGGCCACGTGCGCGGCGAGGGCACGCAGACCGTCGGCGGCTGA
- the proB gene encoding glutamate 5-kinase has protein sequence MNDQTLRQEVLGARRIVVKVGSSSLTTAAGGLDADRVDALVDSLAKLRARADAPEVVLVSSGAIAAGLAPLGLERRPSDLARQQAAASVGQGLLVARYTASFARYGIRVGQVLLTAEDASRRAHYRNAYRTLDQLLTMGAMPIVNENDTVATAEIRFGDNDRLAALVAHLVRADLLVLLSDVDGLYDGDPSKPGTSRIEVVRGAHDLDGVEIGSAGKAGVGTGGMVTKVEAARIATGAGIPVVLTAASQAADALAGRPTGTLFLRTGSRSTDRLLWLEHASTPRGALHLDEGAVAAVLHGGASLLPAGVTKVDGDFSAGDPVDLLAENGHIVARGLVNFDARELPRLLGRSTRDLAQELGAEYEREVVHRDDLVVLRG, from the coding sequence GGTCCTGGGCGCCCGGCGGATCGTCGTCAAGGTCGGCTCCTCCTCGCTCACCACCGCCGCCGGCGGGCTCGACGCGGACCGGGTGGACGCCCTGGTCGACAGCCTCGCCAAGCTCCGGGCCCGCGCCGACGCCCCCGAGGTCGTCCTGGTCTCCTCCGGCGCCATCGCCGCCGGGCTCGCCCCGCTCGGCCTGGAGCGCCGCCCTAGCGACCTGGCCCGCCAGCAGGCCGCCGCCAGCGTCGGCCAGGGCCTGCTGGTCGCCCGGTACACCGCCTCCTTCGCCCGGTACGGCATCCGGGTCGGCCAGGTGCTGCTCACCGCCGAGGACGCCAGCCGCCGCGCCCACTACCGCAACGCGTACCGGACCCTCGACCAGCTGCTCACCATGGGCGCGATGCCGATCGTCAACGAGAACGACACCGTCGCCACCGCCGAAATCAGGTTCGGGGACAACGACCGGCTGGCCGCCCTGGTCGCCCACCTGGTCCGGGCCGACCTGCTGGTGCTGCTCTCCGACGTGGACGGCCTGTACGACGGCGACCCCAGCAAGCCCGGCACCAGCCGGATCGAGGTGGTCCGCGGCGCCCACGACCTGGACGGGGTCGAGATCGGCAGCGCCGGCAAGGCCGGCGTCGGGACCGGCGGCATGGTCACCAAGGTGGAGGCCGCCCGGATCGCCACCGGCGCCGGCATCCCGGTCGTCCTCACCGCCGCCAGCCAGGCCGCCGACGCGCTGGCCGGACGCCCCACCGGCACCCTCTTCCTGCGCACCGGCAGCCGCTCCACCGACCGGCTGCTCTGGCTGGAGCACGCCTCCACCCCGCGCGGCGCCCTCCACCTGGACGAGGGCGCGGTCGCCGCCGTGCTCCACGGCGGCGCCTCCCTGCTGCCGGCCGGCGTCACCAAGGTGGACGGCGACTTCTCCGCGGGCGATCCCGTCGACCTTCTTGCCGAAAACGGCCACATCGTGGCCCGAGGACTGGTCAACTTTGATGCGAGGGAGCTGCCCCGACTGCTCGGCCGGTCCACCCGGGACCTGGCCCAGGAGCTCGGAGCCGAGTACGAGCGCGAGGTCGTGCACCGCGACGACCTGGTGGTCCTGCGCGGCTGA